One part of the Diadema setosum chromosome 6, eeDiaSeto1, whole genome shotgun sequence genome encodes these proteins:
- the LOC140229966 gene encoding V-type proton ATPase catalytic subunit A gives MELPKVRDAEKESLYGYVYAVSGPVVTAERMSGAAMYELVRVGHSELVGEIIRLEGDMATIQVYEETSGVTVGDPVLRSGKPLSVELGPGIMGNIFDGIQRPLQDINDLTDSIYIPRGINVKALSRTKQWDFKPYPGIRAGSHITGGDFYGLVPENTLIEHRLMLPPKARGTVTWIAEAGSYDITDVVLETEFDGEKTKHTMLQVWPVRNIRPVSEKLPANYPLLTGQRVLDALFPCVQGGTTAIPGAFGCGKTVISQSLSKYSNSDVIVYVGCGERGNEMSEVLRDFPELTVEIGGKTESIMKRTTLVANTSNMPVAAREASIYTGVTLSEYFRDQGYNVSMMADSTSRWAEALREISGRLAEMPADSGYPAYLGARLASFYERAGRVKCMGNPSREGSVSIVGAVSPPGGDFSDPVTSATLGIVQVFWGLDKKLAQRKHFPSINWLISYSKYMRALDDFYDKNYSEFVPLRTKVREILQEEEDLSEIVQLVGKGSLAESDKITLEIAKLLKDDFLQQNGYSPYDRYCPFYKTVGMLANIVAFYDMARHAVESTAQSENKITWALIREGMGDIMYKLSSMKFKDPVKDGEAKIKQDFAELYDVMQQGFRNLEEF, from the exons ATGGAACTTCCGAAAGTGAGGGACGCGGAAAAGGAGAGTCTGTATGGCTATGTGTACGCTGTATCAGGACCTG TGGTGACGGCTGAGCGCATGTCAGGAGCAGCCATGTACGAGCTGGTGCGTGTCGGCCACAGCGAACTGGTGGGAGAGATCATCCGCCTAGAGGGAGACATGGCCACCATCCAGGTCTACGAGGAGACTT CTGGTGTCACCGTGGGCGACCCGGTGCTGAGGTCCGGCAAGCCGCTGTCCGTAGAGCTCGGACCGGGCATCATGGGGAACATCTTCGACGGAATCCAAAGACCTTTGCAGGACATCAATGACCTGACGGACAGTATCTACATCCCCCGCGGGATCAACGTCAAGGCCCTCAGTCGCACCAAGCAGTGGGACTTCAAGCCCTACCCAGGGATCCGG GCTGGAAGCCACATCACAGGAGGTGAtttctacggtctggtgccagaGAACACCCTGATTGAACACCGCCTGATGCTTCCCCCCAAGGCGCGTGGCACAGTCACCTGGATCGCAGAGGCAGGCTCCTACGACATCACC GATGTCGTCTTGGAGACGGAGTTTGACGGTGAGAAGACCAAGCATACCATGCTGCAGGTGTGGCCGGTGCGAAACATCCGTCCAGTCTCGGAGAAGCTGCCCGCAAACTATCCCCTGCTGACCGGACAGAGAGTGCTTGATGCCCTCTTTCC GTGTGTGCAGGGAGGAACTACAGCTATCCCAGGGGCCTTTGGCTGCGGCAAGACCGTTATCTCACAGTCCCTCTCTAAGTACTCCAACAGTGACGTCATTGTGTATGTGGGATGCGGTGAGCGTGGCAACGAGATGTCTGAGGTACTCAGGGACTTTCCTGAG CTGACTGTGGAAATTGGAGGGAAGACAGAGTCCATTATGAAGAGAACAACACTGGTAGCAAACACCTCCAACATGCCTGTGGCTGCCAGAGAGGCCTCCATCTACACag GTGTGACACTATCTGAGTACTTCCGTGATCAGGGTTACAACGTGTCCATGATGGCCGACTCCACCTCTCGATGGGCCGAGGCTCTTCGTGAAATCTCAGGCCGTCTGGCTGAAATGCCGGCTG ACAGTGGATATCCTGCATACCTTGGTGCCCGTCTGGCATCGTTTTACGAGAGAGCTGGCCGCGTCAAGTGCATGGGGAACCCAAGCCGCGAGGGCAGTGTCAGCATCGTAGGAGC TGTGTCGCCCCCTGGAGGTGACTTCTCCGATCCTGTGACTTCGGCCACTCTGGGTATCGTCCAGGTGTTCTGGGGTCTGGACAAGAAGCTGGCCCAGCGCAAGCACTTCCCGTCCATCAACTGGCTCATCAGCTACTCCAAGTACATGAGGGCGCTCGACGACTTCTACGACAAGAACTACTCAGAGTTTGTGCCCCTGAGGACAAAG GTGAGGGAGATCCTTCAGGAAGAAGAGGACCTGTCGGAGATTGTCCAGCTGGTCGGAAAGGGCTCCCTCGCCGAGTCCGACAAGATCACGCTGGAGATCGCCAAGCTGCTGAAGGACGATTTCTTGCAGCAGAACGGGTACTCCCCCTACGacag GTACTGCCCGTTCTACAAGACGGTGGGCATGCTGGCCAACATTGTGGCGTTCTACGACATGGCCAGACACGCTGTTGAAAGCACGGCTCAGAGCGAGAACAAGATCACGTGGGCACTCATCAGGGAAGGCATGGGTGACATCATGTACAAACTCTCCTCAATGAAATTCAAG GACCCTGTGAAAGACGGTGAAGCCAAGATCAAGCAGGACTTTGCAGAACTGTACGACGTAATGCAGCAAGGCTTCAGGAATCTAGAAGAATTTTAG